Proteins encoded in a region of the Arvicanthis niloticus isolate mArvNil1 chromosome 16, mArvNil1.pat.X, whole genome shotgun sequence genome:
- the Npy1r gene encoding neuropeptide Y receptor type 1, translating into MNSTLFSRVENHSVHYNASENSPLLAFESNDCHLPLAVIFTLALAYGAVIILGVSGNLALIIIILKQKEMRNVTNILIVNLSFSDLLVAVMCLPFTFVYTLMDHWVFGETMCKLNPFVQCVSITVSIFSLVLIAVERHQLIINPRGWRPNNRHAYIGITIIWVLAVASSLPFVIYQILTDEPFQNVSLEAFKDKYVCFDKFPSDSHRLSYTTLLLVLQYFGPLCFIFICYFKIYIRLKRRNNMMDKIRDSKYRSSETKRINIMLLSIVVAFAVCWLPLTIFNTVFDWNHQIIATCNHNLLFLLCHLTAMISTCVNPIFYGFLNKNFQRDLQFFFNFCDFRSRDDDYETIAMSTMHTDVSKTSLKQASPVAFKKISMNDNEKI; encoded by the exons atgaattCAACTCTGTTCTCCCGGGTTGAAAATCACTCAGTTCACTATAATGCCTCAGAGAATTCTCCACTTCTGGCTTTTGAAAGTAATGACTGCCACCTGCCCTTGGCTGTGATATTCACCTTGGCTCTTGCTTATGGGGCTGTGATTATTCTTGGGGTATCTGGAAACCTGGCATTGATCATAATCATCCTGAAACAGAAAGAGATGAGAAATGTCACCAACATTCTGATCGTGAACCTCTCCTTCTCAGACTTGCTAGTTGCCGTCATGTGTCTCCCGTTCACTTTTGTATACACACTGATGGACCACTGGGTCTTTGGGGAGACCATGTGCAAACTGAATCCCTTTGTCCAATGCGTCTCCATCACAGTATCCATTTTCTCACTGGTTCTCATCGCTGTGGAACGGCATCAGCTAATCATCAACCCAAGAGGGTGGAGACCAAACAACAGACATGCTTACATAGGCATTACTATCATTTGGGTCCTTGCAGTGGCTTCTTCTCTGCCCTTTGTGATCTACCAAATTCTGACCGACGAGCCCTTCCAAAATGTATCACTCGAGGCGTTCAAGGACAAGTATGTGTGTTTTGACAAATTCCCGTCAGACTCTCACAGGCTGTCTTACACGACTCTCCTTCTGGTGCTGCAATATTTTGGCCCACTCTGCTTCATATTTATATGCTACTTCAAG ATATACATTCGCTTGAAAAGGAGAAACAACATGATGGACAAGATCAGGGACAGTAAGTACAGGTCCAGTGAGACCAAACGCATCAACATCATGCTGCTCTCTATCGTGGTCGCCTTCGCGGTCTGCTGGCTGCCCCTTACCATCTTCAACACTGTGTTCGACTGGAACCACCAGATCATTGCCACCTGCAACCACAATCTGCTGTTCCTGCTCTGCCACCTCACAGCCATGATCTCCACCTGCGTCAACCCCATCTTTTATGGATTCCTGAACAAAAATTTCCAGAGAGACTTGCAGTTCTTCTTCAACTTTTGTGACTTCCGGTCTCGAGATGACGACTACGAGACCATAGCCATGTCTACCATGCATACGGACGTATCCAAGACTTCTCTGAAGCAGGCAAGCCCAGTcgcatttaaaaaaatcagtatgaATGACAATGAAAAAATCTGA